From a single Leptospira levettii genomic region:
- a CDS encoding class I SAM-dependent RNA methyltransferase, which produces MEKLQIKLEKWVNGGYILSHYDGHAVFVDGGIPGETVDITLTKQGNKEWFGTVDAVIESSPLRVPSDCPVYLECGGCSYRHISYEEEVKVKASLLEFMFPEWIGKAEVVTGPSIGYRNNVQWQVEGGQIGFFAKNTHRIIPDSSTHCKNVDKRLLIENPNDFGILSDEKPKQNRFPKPSKDSKTQKNTNSLSLRLSQNAVVLYEKEETKFEFLSTKLTVPAKGFFQINQFLLETWIQKIKSLLPKDANVLELFCGCGTIGITLRDRIKSLYGIESHEKSIEYANQNAKANGITTYQYTVLDLYQKHLSKDLKIYSTWIVNPPRAGLSKGIIETAAILKPREIVYSSCNPSTLRRDVISFTEIGYEMDHLSLFDFFPRTNHYEVLVRLRKRK; this is translated from the coding sequence ATGGAAAAGTTGCAGATAAAATTAGAAAAGTGGGTAAACGGTGGATACATCCTTTCTCACTATGATGGGCATGCTGTGTTTGTAGATGGTGGGATCCCAGGTGAAACTGTAGACATAACTCTTACCAAACAAGGTAACAAGGAATGGTTTGGAACAGTAGATGCAGTGATTGAATCCTCACCGTTAAGGGTACCTTCTGACTGCCCTGTGTATTTAGAATGTGGAGGGTGTAGTTACCGGCATATTTCCTACGAAGAGGAAGTGAAAGTGAAGGCTTCTCTATTGGAATTTATGTTCCCCGAATGGATTGGAAAAGCAGAGGTGGTAACTGGACCAAGTATTGGGTATCGCAATAATGTACAATGGCAAGTGGAAGGTGGACAAATCGGATTTTTTGCCAAAAATACCCACAGGATCATTCCTGATTCATCCACTCATTGTAAGAATGTCGATAAACGTTTGTTAATTGAAAATCCAAACGACTTTGGTATCCTTTCCGATGAGAAACCAAAACAAAACCGATTTCCCAAACCATCCAAAGATTCAAAAACCCAAAAGAATACAAATTCCCTTTCCTTACGTTTGTCTCAAAACGCAGTGGTGTTGTATGAAAAAGAAGAAACAAAGTTTGAATTTTTAAGTACAAAACTCACAGTTCCTGCCAAAGGATTTTTTCAAATTAACCAATTTTTATTGGAAACTTGGATTCAAAAAATCAAATCCTTGTTACCTAAGGATGCCAATGTTTTGGAACTGTTTTGTGGGTGTGGTACCATTGGGATTACCTTACGCGATAGAATCAAATCGCTTTATGGAATTGAATCGCATGAAAAAAGCATTGAATACGCAAATCAAAATGCAAAAGCCAATGGAATCACTACGTATCAATATACGGTTTTAGATTTGTACCAAAAACATTTATCCAAAGATCTAAAAATTTATTCTACATGGATTGTAAATCCGCCAAGGGCTGGGTTATCCAAAGGAATCATTGAAACAGCAGCGATACTAAAACCAAGGGAGATTGTTTATTCCAGCTGTAATCCAAGTACTTTGCGCAGGGATGTAATTTCCTTCACAGAAATTGGATATGAAATGGACCATTTGAGTTTATTTGATTTTTTTCCAAGAACCAATCATTATGAAGTCTTGGTGAGATTACGAAAACGAAAATGA
- a CDS encoding YgaP family membrane protein, translated as MFQNMGLYDRVIRVVVGLVLGGLYLGGVVEGTTAIVLFVIGLVMIATSAIGFCPAYLPFKISTKGK; from the coding sequence ATGTTTCAAAATATGGGATTATATGACAGAGTCATTCGTGTTGTAGTGGGCCTTGTGTTAGGTGGATTGTATTTAGGTGGCGTTGTGGAAGGAACCACTGCAATTGTATTGTTCGTAATTGGTTTAGTGATGATTGCTACTTCAGCAATTGGATTTTGTCCAGCATACTTACCTTTTAAAATTTCAACCAAAGGAAAATAA
- a CDS encoding alpha/beta fold hydrolase: MHHSEIRNLSTVFTTLETGSGDPVLFLHGFPDNHKTFSPIMESIAKKGYHCVAPVMRGYEPSTISHANKLHVVDLVNDVLGWMDDRRWDTVHLVGHNWGAIIAYAAGMYYPNRFQSITSLGVPLLKTFQDSFFWAPLQTFHSWYVALFQIPYIAELTIRSNQFALVDFLWKDWSPGFTPNQDHLAEIKSNFQNPGILSSALAYYRNLNDLFTESGRESIVGIFDTHITVPTQVLYGLNDGCFHKNLFEHLLDESDFPRGFRKIGFDHAGHFLHWEKREEVTKLILEWLEKNR, encoded by the coding sequence ATGCATCATTCGGAAATTAGAAATTTATCCACTGTATTTACCACATTAGAAACAGGTTCTGGTGACCCTGTCTTATTTTTACATGGTTTTCCTGATAACCATAAAACTTTTTCACCAATCATGGAATCCATCGCAAAAAAAGGATATCATTGTGTAGCACCTGTAATGCGAGGATACGAACCATCGACCATATCACATGCGAATAAATTACATGTTGTTGATTTAGTGAATGATGTTTTAGGATGGATGGATGATCGCAGATGGGATACTGTCCATTTGGTAGGACACAATTGGGGAGCTATCATTGCTTATGCGGCAGGGATGTACTATCCCAATCGTTTTCAATCCATCACAAGTTTAGGAGTTCCATTGCTCAAAACCTTTCAAGATTCTTTTTTTTGGGCGCCGTTACAAACATTTCATTCTTGGTATGTTGCATTATTTCAAATTCCCTATATAGCAGAATTAACCATTCGTTCAAATCAATTTGCCTTGGTTGATTTTTTATGGAAAGACTGGTCACCAGGATTCACTCCGAACCAGGACCATTTGGCTGAAATCAAATCGAATTTTCAAAATCCAGGTATCCTTTCTTCGGCTCTGGCATATTACAGAAACCTGAATGATTTATTCACAGAATCGGGAAGAGAAAGTATAGTAGGGATTTTTGATACACATATTACAGTTCCCACCCAAGTGCTTTACGGTTTGAATGATGGATGTTTTCATAAAAATTTATTTGAACACTTACTAGATGAATCTGATTTTCCTCGTGGATTTCGAAAGATTGGCTTTGATCATGCTGGTCACTTCCTCCATTGGGAAAAAAGAGAAGAGGTAACCAAACTTATCTTAGAGTGGTTAGAAAAAAATAGATAG
- a CDS encoding alpha/beta hydrolase family esterase — translation MLTIPFSFVCKSLPSIVPVKDHTLESIVSDGIIRNFRYYIPKNRNESKLPVVFVLHGGGGSGEGMIYLSRMTEKAEEYGFIVVYPDGYGNRWNDGRNIPHSLTDKRNTKDVQFFRDMVYFLDKKIPVDTSRIHAVGISNGGFMTQRLLCEASDLFRSGYSVAAVTSKGLTEICPKPPIKSIGFIMGTSDDVVPYKGGIVSIPKDMSPKAERIPAGEVLSFVESLSYWSSGFPCKEEMNTKKRHMNRFWKRDIEYSKLSDCSGDEVVEGYLIPGGGHIWPNGFYYQNEKQYGYLSKDLDTREIVLQFFRKTESKQKLVNNASFGN, via the coding sequence ATGTTAACGATTCCATTTTCTTTTGTTTGTAAATCTTTACCTTCGATTGTTCCCGTAAAAGACCACACTTTGGAATCCATAGTGTCTGATGGGATCATCCGCAATTTCCGATATTACATTCCAAAAAATAGAAATGAATCCAAGTTACCTGTTGTATTTGTTTTACATGGTGGTGGGGGAAGCGGTGAGGGAATGATTTACCTTTCTCGTATGACAGAAAAAGCGGAGGAATACGGATTTATTGTCGTTTATCCCGATGGATATGGGAATCGATGGAATGATGGAAGGAATATTCCACATTCTCTTACAGACAAAAGAAACACAAAAGATGTTCAATTTTTTCGCGACATGGTCTATTTCCTCGATAAAAAAATTCCAGTGGATACAAGCCGTATCCATGCTGTTGGTATTTCCAATGGTGGTTTTATGACACAACGTTTGTTATGTGAAGCAAGTGATTTGTTCCGTTCTGGATATTCTGTTGCTGCAGTAACATCAAAAGGACTTACTGAAATTTGTCCCAAACCACCAATCAAATCAATTGGTTTTATTATGGGCACCTCCGATGATGTTGTTCCTTATAAAGGAGGAATCGTTTCCATTCCAAAAGACATGAGTCCAAAAGCAGAACGAATTCCTGCTGGAGAGGTATTATCATTTGTAGAGTCACTATCGTATTGGAGCTCTGGTTTTCCCTGCAAAGAAGAAATGAATACAAAAAAACGTCATATGAATCGTTTTTGGAAACGAGACATTGAATATTCGAAACTGTCCGATTGTTCAGGCGATGAAGTAGTAGAAGGTTATTTAATTCCTGGTGGTGGGCATATTTGGCCAAATGGGTTTTACTACCAAAATGAAAAACAATATGGATACCTTAGTAAGGACTTGGATACGAGAGAGATTGTGTTACAATTTTTCCGAAAAACAGAATCAAAACAAAAGTTGGTAAACAATGCATCATTCGGAAATTAG
- a CDS encoding WbuC family cupin fold metalloprotein: protein MQEIQIIDSDLIGSLVTKAKQAERKRTNHNFHEQKEVYQRFLNVLSKNTYISPHRHLSDPKPETFVVLEGEIGFLIFSEDGNIKESHKLSSNGPKRGIDLQPGVWHSLVCLTDVAVCFEGKSGPYDPTVDKEFHPKYPLEGDSKVKETIQYFESLFI from the coding sequence TTGCAGGAAATACAAATCATTGATTCCGATTTAATCGGATCCCTCGTCACAAAAGCAAAACAAGCAGAACGAAAACGGACAAACCATAACTTCCATGAACAAAAGGAAGTGTACCAAAGGTTTCTCAATGTATTATCTAAAAATACATACATTTCACCTCACAGACATTTGTCGGATCCAAAACCAGAAACCTTTGTTGTATTAGAAGGTGAAATTGGATTTTTAATTTTTTCAGAAGATGGAAATATCAAAGAATCTCACAAATTATCTTCGAATGGACCAAAACGAGGAATCGATTTACAACCTGGTGTTTGGCATAGTTTGGTCTGTTTGACAGATGTAGCTGTTTGTTTCGAAGGAAAATCTGGTCCCTACGATCCAACCGTCGATAAAGAATTCCACCCGAAGTATCCACTGGAAGGAGATTCTAAAGTCAAAGAAACGATTCAATATTTTGAGTCCCTATTTATATGA
- a CDS encoding (2Fe-2S)-binding protein, which yields MIKCHCAEVFFESILNVVKETNRPILEVAREMGAADTCTACVPDMLAFIERELEGQLAGNTNH from the coding sequence ATGATCAAGTGTCACTGTGCAGAAGTTTTCTTTGAATCCATCTTAAATGTTGTCAAAGAAACGAATCGCCCTATACTAGAAGTTGCCCGTGAGATGGGAGCGGCAGATACTTGTACGGCTTGTGTTCCGGATATGTTAGCCTTCATCGAACGAGAATTGGAAGGCCAACTTGCAGGAAATACAAATCATTGA
- a CDS encoding glycosyltransferase family 4 protein — translation MQKKIGYDARMIENSGIGIRIQHILKFWPLSEKDAKLYLFGDPILLKKYEVPKHAEIIEYKTKIYSPKEFLGHPLMAEMDVLDIPHFNVPLKYLRKCIVTIHDLIPYHFKETHNSIVKRLYLQIVFRSIQWFAKTIIAVSNYTKEDLIKSFGYRRDRITVVYNGIDLKNFSKRSETQLEVFLKKQKLPKEYLFTVGIGKSHKNFPFLLTQLESLWNDKQLKLPLVVGGISKEIPKDLLEFQKQNPKRIYFLPHLPYNELPLAYQGATLFVYPSLFEGFGFPVLEAQAIGTPVLSSNATVLPEVLGKGFEAFDPKEPISFSKQVLSLLKDKTRLVELRKLGKENAKSFTWSYAMKTLEVLYKKQLG, via the coding sequence ATGCAAAAAAAAATTGGCTATGATGCAAGGATGATCGAAAATTCTGGGATCGGAATTCGCATCCAACATATATTAAAATTTTGGCCCTTAAGTGAAAAGGACGCCAAACTTTACCTATTCGGAGATCCTATTCTTCTCAAAAAATATGAAGTCCCCAAACATGCAGAAATCATAGAATACAAAACAAAGATCTATTCTCCAAAGGAATTTTTGGGCCATCCCTTGATGGCAGAAATGGATGTATTGGACATTCCCCATTTTAATGTTCCACTCAAGTATCTTCGTAAATGTATCGTTACCATTCATGACTTAATTCCTTATCACTTTAAGGAAACTCATAACTCCATTGTAAAAAGATTGTATTTACAAATTGTTTTTCGTTCCATTCAGTGGTTTGCTAAAACCATCATCGCTGTTTCGAATTACACCAAGGAAGATTTAATCAAAAGTTTCGGTTATCGTAGGGATCGAATCACTGTTGTTTATAACGGGATTGATTTAAAAAATTTTTCAAAACGATCAGAGACCCAATTGGAAGTGTTTCTCAAAAAACAAAAATTACCAAAAGAGTATCTCTTTACCGTTGGGATCGGTAAATCTCATAAAAATTTTCCATTCTTATTAACACAATTGGAATCGTTATGGAACGATAAACAACTCAAACTTCCCCTAGTGGTGGGAGGGATCAGTAAGGAAATCCCAAAAGATTTGTTGGAATTCCAAAAACAAAATCCAAAACGAATTTATTTCCTCCCTCATCTGCCATATAATGAGTTACCTCTGGCTTACCAAGGGGCTACCTTGTTTGTGTATCCATCTTTATTTGAAGGGTTTGGGTTTCCCGTTTTGGAGGCACAAGCGATCGGAACTCCCGTCCTTTCTTCGAATGCGACCGTGTTACCTGAAGTGTTAGGAAAAGGGTTTGAAGCATTTGATCCCAAGGAACCAATTTCCTTTTCCAAACAAGTTCTTTCCCTACTCAAAGATAAAACTCGCCTTGTTGAGTTACGCAAACTCGGAAAAGAAAATGCCAAATCGTTTACTTGGTCGTATGCAATGAAAACTCTTGAAGTTTTGTACAAAAAACAATTGGGATAG
- the folE gene encoding GTP cyclohydrolase I FolE gives MENLIEEILKQIGEDPNREGLVKTPNRVKKAYDFLTSGYKADINQLVNGAIFEESTTGMVLVRDIEMYSLCEHHLLPFYGRAHVAYIPNKKIIGISKIPRIVDVFARRLQVQERLTDQIAQAIQETLDPLGVGVVIKAKHLCMMMRGVEKQNSELFTSSLLGVFKSDPTTRSEFLDLIRTGSH, from the coding sequence ATGGAAAACTTAATCGAAGAAATCCTGAAACAAATTGGTGAAGACCCAAATCGAGAGGGTCTTGTGAAAACGCCCAACCGAGTCAAAAAGGCGTATGACTTTTTAACCAGTGGATACAAAGCGGACATCAACCAATTGGTAAACGGGGCGATTTTTGAAGAGAGTACAACGGGAATGGTGCTTGTTCGTGATATCGAAATGTATTCTTTATGTGAACACCACTTACTTCCTTTTTATGGAAGAGCACATGTTGCATACATTCCAAATAAAAAAATCATTGGGATTAGTAAAATTCCAAGAATTGTCGACGTATTTGCACGTCGGTTACAAGTTCAGGAACGACTTACCGATCAAATTGCACAGGCGATCCAAGAGACATTGGACCCACTTGGAGTAGGAGTTGTCATCAAAGCAAAACATTTGTGTATGATGATGCGAGGTGTCGAAAAACAAAACTCGGAATTATTCACTTCTAGTTTGCTTGGGGTTTTTAAATCGGATCCAACCACACGAAGTGAATTTTTAGATCTGATCCGAACCGGTTCCCACTAA
- the acs gene encoding acetate--CoA ligase, translating to MPKERIVAPSKEFAKLANVSLKEYKAKYKESIEKPEKFWAEQAKRLTWFKKWTKVLKHDFAKAKAEWFVGGKLNVSYNCLDRHLDSPLKNKAALIWEGDNPDESKVLTYHDLHREVNHFANVLKKFKVKKGDRVLIYLPMIPELAITTLACTRIGAVHSVVFGGFSPEALLGRIEDCKPTLVITADGGYRGGKPIELKKNVDVALSETKFQVNDVIVVKRTGDEGNLNWKEGRDHWYHYLMKDPEVKKECPAVPMDSEDPLFILYTSGSTGKPKGVLHTTAGYLLGANLTFATIFDYKDTDTYWCTADIGWITGHSYILYGPLSNGATSLMFEGVPSYPDMGRFWDVIDKYKVTVFYTAPTAIRALMREGLEPIKKRSLASLRLLGSVGEPINPEAWEWYYANIGKSKCPIVDTWWQTETGSIMISGIPGAIPQKPGSASWPFYGIQPVLVDNEGVEIKEKGEISGNLCIAKPWPSMMRGVYGDPKRFFDTYFSQFKGYYFTGDGANRDKEGYFRITGRVDDVLNVSGHRIGSAEVESALVEHKSVAEAAVVGFPHDIKGQGIYAYVTVKQGVVTNDQLKKELIAMVEKMIGKIARPDVIHWAPGLPKTRSGKIMRRILRKIANNEFDTLGDISTLADPSVVQSLIDDKKKYHS from the coding sequence ATGCCGAAAGAAAGAATCGTGGCACCATCCAAAGAATTCGCCAAACTTGCAAATGTTAGCTTAAAAGAATACAAAGCCAAATACAAAGAATCCATTGAAAAACCAGAAAAATTTTGGGCCGAACAAGCTAAACGCCTAACATGGTTTAAAAAATGGACAAAGGTTTTAAAACATGATTTTGCAAAAGCCAAAGCAGAATGGTTTGTTGGTGGAAAACTGAATGTTTCCTATAATTGTTTAGACCGCCACCTTGATTCGCCTCTTAAAAACAAAGCTGCACTGATTTGGGAAGGAGACAACCCAGACGAATCAAAGGTTCTTACCTACCATGACTTACACAGAGAGGTGAATCACTTTGCCAATGTTTTAAAAAAGTTCAAAGTGAAAAAAGGGGATCGTGTCCTCATTTACCTCCCGATGATCCCTGAACTTGCCATTACTACACTTGCTTGTACTCGCATTGGGGCAGTGCATTCTGTTGTGTTTGGTGGATTTTCACCAGAAGCCTTACTTGGTCGGATTGAAGATTGTAAACCTACACTCGTCATTACAGCTGATGGAGGATACCGTGGTGGCAAACCAATTGAACTGAAAAAAAATGTGGATGTCGCTCTATCAGAAACCAAATTCCAAGTGAATGATGTTATTGTTGTCAAACGAACTGGTGACGAAGGAAATCTAAACTGGAAAGAGGGTCGTGACCACTGGTACCATTACCTGATGAAAGACCCAGAGGTAAAAAAGGAATGCCCTGCTGTTCCTATGGATTCGGAAGATCCACTTTTTATTTTATACACGTCTGGTTCTACTGGAAAACCAAAAGGTGTTTTACATACAACCGCTGGATATTTGTTAGGTGCAAATCTAACATTTGCAACTATCTTTGATTATAAAGACACTGATACCTACTGGTGTACGGCAGATATTGGATGGATCACAGGACATAGTTATATTTTATATGGGCCTCTCTCGAATGGTGCAACTTCCCTGATGTTTGAAGGAGTTCCCAGTTACCCAGACATGGGAAGATTTTGGGATGTGATTGATAAATATAAAGTCACAGTTTTTTATACGGCTCCAACGGCCATTCGGGCACTTATGCGTGAAGGACTGGAACCAATCAAAAAACGTTCACTCGCTTCACTGCGGTTACTTGGATCTGTGGGAGAGCCCATCAATCCAGAAGCTTGGGAATGGTATTATGCGAATATTGGAAAATCAAAATGCCCGATAGTCGATACGTGGTGGCAAACAGAAACGGGATCGATTATGATTTCAGGAATCCCAGGTGCGATTCCGCAAAAACCTGGTTCGGCAAGTTGGCCTTTCTACGGCATCCAACCAGTACTAGTGGACAATGAAGGGGTGGAGATCAAAGAAAAAGGGGAAATTTCAGGGAATCTATGTATCGCAAAACCTTGGCCATCCATGATGCGAGGTGTGTATGGAGATCCTAAACGATTTTTTGATACTTACTTTTCGCAATTCAAAGGGTATTATTTTACAGGAGATGGGGCAAACCGCGATAAAGAAGGTTACTTCCGCATCACGGGAAGAGTGGATGATGTGCTCAATGTTTCCGGTCACCGCATTGGTTCAGCAGAAGTAGAAAGTGCCCTTGTGGAACACAAATCTGTGGCAGAAGCTGCGGTGGTTGGTTTTCCACATGATATCAAAGGCCAAGGGATTTATGCCTATGTCACAGTCAAACAAGGGGTTGTGACAAACGACCAATTGAAAAAAGAACTCATCGCCATGGTGGAAAAAATGATTGGGAAAATTGCTAGGCCCGACGTGATCCATTGGGCACCAGGACTTCCTAAAACTCGTTCAGGTAAAATCATGCGTCGCATTTTACGAAAGATTGCCAACAACGAATTTGATACGTTAGGTGATATTAGTACACTTGCCGATCCATCTGTTGTACAATCCTTAATTGATGATAAAAAGAAGTATCACAGTTAA
- a CDS encoding tetratricopeptide repeat protein: MVTSLFLVVPSILAEPEPLNPVKAFYGYEDLLRMAEDKIVQETPAKAFDFLIKAKELNPDPDYRYYNLSAQAHMKLGQIFDGIHAYEESIKRKKDQLDLVLYIADFYEKEKKPREALFYTKLYLEQKPNAKYRLYLAAILSRQLGLESDYEMYIQTLENDKTFVSEKDALQTSLLKNIKNRKWKEADDLSLRYLVYFPREEGMYETLILARRGRNADSLEQAYIWTSTIFLKETRYFTRYGVYLQEKQRYLESLTLFRRGFYNLLKYDPNSDAKEILFLIRQSYANLGKDRDTLAIDSLVKDFQNQKQLTGSDLENHVSTYRKNREYLLFAIHWFSSRNETKANEYRRKLKERDLEFEESEFLRVMGPFAALPQEL; encoded by the coding sequence TTGGTAACAAGTCTATTTCTTGTTGTACCTTCAATTTTAGCTGAACCAGAGCCCTTAAATCCCGTTAAAGCGTTTTATGGTTACGAAGACCTACTGCGGATGGCAGAGGACAAAATTGTCCAAGAAACTCCCGCCAAAGCGTTTGATTTTCTCATCAAAGCAAAAGAATTAAATCCAGACCCCGACTACAGGTATTATAATCTATCAGCCCAGGCTCACATGAAACTTGGGCAAATCTTTGATGGGATCCATGCCTATGAAGAATCCATTAAACGGAAAAAAGACCAATTAGATTTGGTCTTATACATTGCCGATTTTTATGAAAAAGAGAAAAAACCGAGAGAAGCACTTTTTTATACCAAACTGTATTTAGAACAAAAACCAAATGCAAAGTACAGATTGTACTTGGCTGCCATCCTTTCCCGTCAATTGGGATTGGAATCCGATTATGAAATGTACATCCAAACATTGGAAAATGATAAAACGTTTGTTTCCGAAAAAGATGCCTTACAAACAAGCCTTCTCAAAAACATCAAAAATAGAAAATGGAAAGAAGCAGATGATTTAAGTTTACGATATCTTGTTTACTTTCCACGAGAAGAAGGCATGTATGAAACTTTGATCTTAGCAAGGCGTGGTCGAAATGCGGATTCGCTTGAACAAGCTTACATTTGGACTTCTACAATTTTTTTAAAAGAAACAAGATACTTCACACGTTATGGAGTTTACCTCCAAGAAAAACAAAGGTATTTAGAATCACTAACTTTGTTCCGGCGGGGATTTTACAACCTTCTCAAATATGATCCCAATTCAGATGCCAAAGAAATTTTATTTCTCATCCGCCAAAGTTATGCGAATCTCGGAAAAGACCGTGACACCTTAGCAATTGATTCCTTAGTCAAAGATTTCCAAAACCAAAAGCAACTCACTGGATCTGATCTTGAAAACCATGTTTCCACCTACCGAAAAAATAGAGAATATTTGCTTTTTGCCATCCATTGGTTTTCTTCACGGAATGAAACCAAGGCAAATGAATACCGAAGGAAACTAAAGGAACGTGATTTGGAATTTGAAGAATCGGAATTCCTTCGTGTGATGGGCCCATTTGCAGCTCTCCCCCAAGAGTTATAA